TAATGACCGGGACCCGTCGAGCTGCCCAGGCCACACTGGGCTCTCCAGCTACCCCGACCCACTTGCCAAATGCAACAACAATCCCAAGCCAAAAACCATCTGGAGGCCACAGTCCCAACAAGTTCATGAGTGAACTGCGCAGCATCCACAGTGAGTTAGACACATAACCAAATGTTCATCCCCATGGATTAACATTGATTATCTTGACATGTATTTGGGAAACATGTCCAAGCACCAGAGCCAAAGGACAGTTTAGACATAGTCCTGGAGGTTCTTGGTACAGCATGAGAGAGAGTAAATTATTATACTTCATGGCAATTTGGGGGAATAAAACTGCTTTAGCATATGTCAAAAGAACATGACATAGCAACACAACAACTTATACAATATCAAGAGAGATTTGAAGTTTATATTGAGTGAGtattatctgtgttttctcagtcGCTGGATGACTGATCTCAGACAGCTGAAATAATGCATGTCAAATGATCCTTAGCAACTAAAAACTTTGGAGTTTCAGGAATGTGTGACTAAACATTGAAGGGTCACACTGTATATGAGAAGGCCAGACAAGTATTTGCTCATATGGGACAgatgatgtttaaaaatgcatataGAGCAGTTATCTTCTTGGCAGAAGTTCTGTTATTCTTGTTACTTTTCATTAGTTCTGACATGCCAGATGTCTATGTGCATAATGTTTCTAATGCTATGTGCATATCAGAAAATCAAAACTGCAAGTCATAAAAAATGGATTTGAATGTGTCACTTGATATCAGACTCATGCAGTATATTGCTTCAATGATGTTTTAGAACAAGATGGAGAAATGATAACAACTCAGAGTACACCGTAATACAGTATAACACCACTACAAAACATGGCCTAACAATTACCACAGATATGAATCAGTGCCTCTCTGATAATAGCATTTAGTACAGGAGTACTGGATTAGATTGCATTGAATTTTCtgacaaatttaatttaaatgtatttaaggGGTAACTTCCTGAGGTGGCTGTCTACGTGCATGTATATTATTAATCTACAATCTATGTTTTTTTACTGTGGATTTGCAGTGCCATCGTGGGCTGTTGCTGCCCTTTGTCTCGTGAGTTTGTGCGTGGTGCTttcatgtgctgtatgtgtatgGAAGAAGTGTTTGAAAAAGAAGGACAAGGACAAAgacaaggacaagaaaaagggaaaagagaagagcaTGGGAGGCTTTGACACTGAAATGGATGGAGGTTACAATGAGGTAggctacacatacacacacactcacacacacagtctctcccTGCAGACGTATTGTCCTTCCAATGTATCACTGTCCTGACATTCAGGTCACCCCAGACTAgtaaaactgtcagtgtgagTTAAGACTAATGGATGTTTTGCACATGTTGCTCGTGTTGTGGAGCAGGTTGAGGTCTGACATTATTGTTTTAGAGTGTCTTCAAGGATATAAGTCGCATTTAAACACACTGATGGTGTCAAATTTCCCCATCCcctttaaacaataaataaacctTAGATGGCTACATTATCTTTGTTTAATTGGCTCAGCCTGTGTAATGCTATACAATATACTGTAGGAACACAGCACAAATAGCTGCTCCACAAGCTGTGAGACAGAAGGTTTTCATTGATTACTTGCAAAGctatattttttgtgtgtgtgtctgtgtgtgtgtccagccgCTGAAAGATGAAGGTAACAAAGAAACAGAGCTGTCTGATAATGAGCCCAAGGAGGAAGAAAAGCTGGGCAGACTACATTTCACACTAGACTACAACTTCACAGATAATACGGTAAGATGCTGCTATccacttttgacatttttgcccACCATCTGCCAACTCTTAAATGTCAGATTCTAATATGTCTCTTCCCACTGTCAATTAGCCACAATCTCACTTCTTTCTATTACTCTTCCTGTGCTATCAAATTATAGCTGGTGGTGGGCATCTTGCAGGCTGCAGAGCTTCCTGCCATGGATGTAGGAGGTAGCTCTGACCCTTACGTTAAACTTTATCTGCTCCcggacaaaaagaaaaagtttgaaaCCAAAGTTCATAGGAAGACACTCGAACCCAACTTCAATGAGACTTTCACATTTAAGGTAAAACTCCATATTTATCCTGACTGTGTTCACTATTATcatgacatgttttttaaagttactgtctttgatgtgtgttttgcaCTGTAGGTACCGTACACTGAACTGGGCgggaagacactggtgatgacTGTGTACGACTTTGACCGTTTCTCAAAACACGATGCCATAGGAGCGGTGAAGATACCGATGAGCAGTGTGGACTTCAGCCAGTCCCTGCAGGAGTGGAGGGACTTGCAGAaggcagagaaggaggaggtagGAGCACGctgtgagagaaggagaggaggtgaacTTGAAAAAAGGGATGCACGAATCaataaggaaaaacaaatcttGCCTTGTTATTCAGAGGGAAgcatcaccttttttttttaagttgtttctttttattccatgatgtttctttgtgttttgtgtgttaggAAACAAGGTTACTGATGCTCACTGTTTCTTTGATTTGAGTAAAATCAGATACATTCTCATTTTGATAACTACACTTTCTTTTCAAAGCCAAGAACAGTCGTTCTGTTTTTGAAGCATCTCTGCCTCTGAGGAATACTGTAGCTTTCTGTGATTCTGATATTTCACCTTCACCATTTCTTTAAAATTTAATCATGAAGCAGTATGTAAGCTGTACAACAATATACTTacctcttttttctctgtgtcagagCGAGCGGCTCGGAGACATATGTTTGTCCTTGAGGTATGTGCCCACTGCGGGGAAGCTGACAGTGGTGATTCTGGAAGCCAAAAACCTGAAGAAAATGGATGTGGGTGGATTATCGGGTGAGTCGAGCAGGAAAGACCTCTGGATTCACACTGTATCTAATTTCAAGGTTCATGTCAAGTTTCTTTTACTAAAGTGCTGGAGATTTTTCTGTATATTGCTGCATTAAAGTAAAGGATTCTCTTTTATCAAcaagaaatataaatatgtcTCAGTAcgtttattattataatatgaCTAGGTGATCCTAAATAGCCCAGATTTGCTAGCTCTGGTTAAGCATTAAGGCCTTATAATTACTTTTTTAGTGGTGTGTCCACTTTCAGGCAGTTTCTATTTAATGGAAACTATCAGGAGCTACTACAATAGATGTTGTGTTTCGCTGATGGAGTTACTGCATCTGTGCCAGGCTGTTGGTCTGCTGCTCTGACATAAAACCTCCCTGTTCTCACTATCAGACCCTTACGTGAAGATCCACTTAATGCAGAATGGGAAAAGActcaagaagaagaaaacaacgATAAAGAAGAACACTTTGAACCCTTACTACAATGAGTCTTTCAGCTTTGAAGTGCCATGTGAACAGATAGAGGTACACATATTTCCATGAACTCAagtatacacacaaatacagcacatatacaacacatcagaaattaattttttgtattatgttattttcatttacagaagGTGCAGATAGCAGTCACTGTGTTGGACTATGATAAGATTGGGAAGAATGACGCCATCGGGAAGGTGTTGCTGGGTGGTAACAGCACTGGGACCGAGCAACGTCATTGGTCAGACATGCTGGCTAACCCCCGGCGGCCCATAGCCCAGTGGCACAGCCTCAAACCAGAGGATGAAGTCAACGCACTAATGTCCAACAAGAAATGAAACTGACCCCAGTCTGCTATGAGACGTCTGCAGTATTTACCTCAGCCACTTCCAATTTATGTTTCTACCTCTGCTCTAATTCCCCTTAAAAACCTTTAAGCTACTTAACTGAGTAAATCTACCCAATAATACCCTGTTTTAACCTTGACACTATCCGAGTCACTATTACGCACTTAAAGCCCTCCTTCAGTAATTCCCCACTGCTTCTAACTAAACTGCTATAAAGAGTTTTAGACAAAGATGTGTCACTGGGCACAGTGCTATTAAATcagatgagattttttttaaaaaaatgtttgtatgtttttcttcatctgttctGAGCTGCTCAAAAACAGTAACACCACACCTGATATAGACCTGCAGAGGAAGGCAATCAAAAGGATATTGAAATAAGAGCCTCATATGACTGCTGTTATGTTAGTTATTTCATTATATTCACTGTTGTATTTTGCTAATCAAATAACTGGGTTGCTATAATTCATTTTGAATGTAAGTTATAcatttgaaattttattttatctcagtGGAGCATTTTCCAATAGAAATAATACTTATTAAAACTACAAAAGTACACTGATTGTGGTGTTGGAGCACAGCCTAGGACAAGAAAAATGCTGAGATAAGTGTTTTGGCATCATAATTAATGGACAGCTTTCTCTGCTGCATCACATACAAAACAGCAGAACAGGCCAGAATCACAGCAAGAACCCAAGAGGGTTTTTTTCCTCTATCttcatttttagttttcagttaTCCATGTCCAATGTGATACTTTATTTCTaggttaatgttaatgttaagaCAGTATTTTTCAATCCCACATGTGAAATGAGCAATAAAGCATCATCTTTCCGTTCTAATTTACTTGTACACAGGCTGAGTGGTCATGCTTAACATTTTTCTGCTccttgaataaaaaaaattgcaagGCCTTGAAGTTTTATTGTAGATGGCAGAGTTGGTTAGACTTACTTAAGGTTAACAACCATCGAGTTTTATTTGGATTACATTAAGCTAGCCTACTTGCTAAAAGTACATAGATGAACATAAGGCTAAAACAGTTAGCTTAGTTGGATAGCTAAGATTCGTTAATATTCTTaagcaacaaacaaaattcaCTTAGAAGGGTTTGAGGCCTCTGGGTGACTGAACTTTGGCTGACGTTTATCTCACAACGTAACATTTATAAGCATATATTGCCAGAAACGGAACATAATATAGGTATGTAAGAATAATTACCTGCAAGTATTAATCGCTGTTTTCGTTGGCTTGGACTGAGCCATTTCTATCTGCACGGGGAGCGGGCATTCAGTTTATGGGAGCGGGTCCTCTTCCACGGAGTCCGCCCATGACATTAAAATACTTTTACGACGTATCCATGAACCATGTTGCGCCGCCATTTTTCTTCAGTAGCCCAGAATGGAAAAACTTAACGCCTTTCGCGTTTTTACGTTGACGCCAGAGCTTGTATACGGTAGATGAAGCAGacgaagaggaagaaagagagagtataTATCAGCTATTACCtatagttttacagactaacaGCTAAAACAATATGCAAATAACGAACCTCCTCACTTGACACTAGTCTATGCGGTAGTTGAAGCTATTTTGTTACTTAAAGGCCACCAGACGTGGAGGGAAAGGTGCACTGTTAAATGCCACCGATACACTTGTCATTTAACGTACGGTTACCTTATATTAATTATTACTTTCGatatattttacactgtttcaTTACGGTACGTTACAGCGTTAGCTTACTGTTTTATTGCCTGGTGGCAGGTGCGTTATAGCTAAGTGTTATTTCTGTTGTTGAGAGTTTCCTGCCAAACGTATCGTTTAGACATAGAAGCAATTTGGGGTCTGGAGTTGAATTCCCTGCCCTCTGTTTTGCTCGTTGGCCTCGCCGTTTACCTCAGTTTAATTTTATCtacgtcaaaaatgtcatacccCGGCCATGCGGTGAGTCTGAAATTTGACGGTGACCTTACAGGTGAAAACCCTCCGTGATGGAGTGACACACCTGCGGGCTCACACATAAGAGTCCACAGAAGTGAATAGCTAAGCCTGCATGCTGGCTGAGGATGTTGGAGTGACAGAGAGCAGTGCAGGCTGCTTACCTGCCCACACAGGTGTAGGCTACTCGTCATCGGCTCAGGGGGGGCTGTCGCCACCAGGTAGGTTTTACAGATACGACCAGGCATCGTCCCGGTGCTACCAAACCTAACCTAAATCCTTCCCTCCCGGGACCATTGAGATGCACCCTTAACGTTTCGGCGGGACTTCCTTTCGGACTCTGAGATGAACTTAAAGTGGACAGTGAAACGATTTCTTCTTATGTCGTTTTCAATCTCCCACTTGCTGTTACTTGAGGGTGAGTCTGACAATTTTAGTTCTCCAAAATGTTACAGTAGTGGTGTAATAGAGTTGGCTACAGTGATATGTATATGagctacatttaaaaacatagaGGGATATTAGCAGATAGAAGACAAAATAGATTATTTTTAACTTCACAATACTCTTGAGGTATTAAATCCTCTTTTAGAATATTGTAGGAGTAAACTATCTCTCTGGTTATTTATATTATCTGTTATCATTTCCTTTTGTATCAGTATCATAAAACAAAACCGCTTTCCTTGTCCATGAATGTGGCATCTAACTAATAAATCATTACAAATGACAGAGATGTGAATTACTGAAATGTTTGTGATTGAACACCTCTGGAAATATTTATACCTATAAagatgattttaaatgtttgataaCCAGTTATGTAACAAATTATATATTGATAATCAATATATATACAAGTCATACACAAATTTAATGTTAATCTTACTAACTTTGCTTTTAGGAGCTCAGAGCCGACTTTCAGTGGCGGAAGGAAGACTACAGAGGTAAGTCAAAGGAGGACACTGAATGAATGATTCTCTGTCATTGATAGTGTGGTCAAATTCTaagtaatattttgttttcaaaaaatcTCTAAGTCAGTTCTGTAGGTTTACTTTGATGAATGCATTTgcactttctgtttgtgtcactagtgtgtgtgtgtgtgtgtgtgtgtgtgtgtgtgtgtgtgtgtgcgcgcgcgtaTGTGCACTTGTGCGTGTGAGGGTTCAGTAAAGAGTAGTTTGGAGTCTGAATTCAAGTGGTGTAAAGTGCACTTAAGTCTCCCCTCTGACTGTTTCTTCCCActaatgtgcatgtttgtgtgtgtgcagaagggCTAATGCACTTCGGAGGAAACGGGATCTCCTCGGGGAGGAGGTTGGTACACTACACCTAAGAGAACCAGAGGAGGTCAGGGCACCCACATGCGCACAACACCCTAACCGGCACAAAGCTGTCTTTGTAAAGaatgagacacacactcactgacacataCACTTTCTCCCACTCAACCTGATGCAACTTTTAACTTACAGCAGCAGGTCCCCCAACTGTACAGCACTGTGTCACTGATGCTGTTAAAGCCTGAGAATTAGTTAAGGAACTGCTCTAagtgtttactgtttattgttttccaAGACATACAAACCACTGCTGTCGGAGGGTACTCTGTCACGCAGCATTTTACACAACTACACAGCCAGAGATGCCTCTTCAGGTAAATACACTAACTATGAAGTGATCCCAAATATATTCATAGAAGTTTAAATTATCATTACCCGCATAGACTGGGGTAAGTGAACTTGAGTTTGTTTCGTATATTTCCCAGAATATTGCGGCTGCCTCAATGGCGGCTGGTGTCAGGAGGgtggtgtgtgtgactgtgctcAGTTCCAGGCACTGGGAGACCGCTGCCAGATCAGTGAGtaatacacacgcacacacacctacaaGTCTTCCTTTGGTGTCAGCTCAGATTCGTCAGAATCTCATCCACACAGCAACCTTCTGGTTGACTGACAATCACCATTCCTAGTATGCCACAGACTAGCCGGTTAGCATGATTAAAACTTTTTAATAATAGTATACAGTTACACACTCAGTTATACAAGaatgggtgtgtgtatgagattGTTCATGTGTGAGCATCATACTCTCCGATCATTCAGCAAACGTTAATTACCTGCACACACTTCAGCATTAATCTTAATATGTCCCCagatctctccctctttctctctctctgtcatagTCTCATAGTTAATATATAAATCCACCACCCTCCAACTCaacccacccacacatacaacctcacacatacacacacacttcactccCTACAGTACCAGATATAAAATCAGTTGAACTAAGGTAATAGGGTAAGAGTTGAGTGATGGAGTTTCTGGTTTCTATATTCTGAACAGACTccttatacagtatatcaagAGATCTGAAGTCACAGTTACTGtaaagacattttcatttcaacgAGCTAATTTAGTGTTGACACACATGTTGGAAACAGTATAGTTCCTGAGGGACCTGCAACTGAACTTAGGCTTTAAATGAAATCCTGAGATAGAGTACTGTATGAACAAGAAGGTAAAGAATACAAATTTTTTTATCAAATTCTGGTAAACAAAGATAAGATAAACAAGATTtctttcaataaaaacagacctgaTGCCACAGAATGCATGTTTTAAAACTATGAAATGACACTggaatattttattaatttaaacaTGGGTTTCTTTTAATTAACATTATGCACAGTATCATTTACAAAATGTATCATTTGGATTACCATCAGCATGACAAACCACTGACTAATACGATTAGAAGATGTGACTCACTGTCACCAGCTTACACCCCCACAAAGTTTGGGGAGGGTCTTAGGCAGCATCTTGGCAGCTATGGGGATTTCCTGTAACAAAGGGCTTTTTAGAAAATTCAGGTATTCATTTTCCACTCATAAGTtcaatgaaatgaaagatgatGAAAGATATAAAGATGGTAAGGGAGATATGATGTATGACTTGCCCTCTTAGTTAAGTAAAATGCCAATTCTTCTTTTGTGTCACCACATGAAACTAATCCACTTCATCATTTCAAGAATCTTGTCTGAGTGAATTgcctgttttcctctcagtaCCTAACCAGGGCCAGGATAGAGACGGGATCTGCAGGTCGTGGGGTCAGCACCACTATGAAACATTTGATGGAATATATTTCTACTTCCCTGGAACCTGCTCTTACATTCTGGCACAGGACTGCCACTCAGCTACACCACAGTACACTGTGTGGGTAAGAGCATACAGATTGAAATTATCCACTAAAATATGTATTCACTATATTTGGGTCGGTTGCTCTTTTACAGCAGTACTAtggtaaaacagaaaatcatgtAAAGCAGTCAAATACAATGTCATTTAACTGCTTAAACCAACCAAAATACTGTCACAAACTGGAGGTATATCAGGGCTGCATAACAGTAGGTCGCTTGCTAATTAGCAGTTATTGTGAACCTGCCTATAAACTGTAATTGTCTGTAAATTTGTTTAGtttcagattttctgtgtttggcaTACAGTATGTTCCTCTAGAGGACATTTTTATGTTCTCATAGCTTTTAAAACTCAGACAAAATGGCTGATTTTGCAAGACCCCATAGGGTCATTTTATAGACCCCATGAAAAAAACTAACAATGAATCTGTCCTAGtattagtatatatatatatatatatatatatattgtttagACAAAGCCTGATATTAGCCTTATTCCTCCGTGCAATAGAGCTCCACTGTTtcccaaaaactattaaaaacacatcagtgagccacactcAATGACATGTTTCATCACTATCATAATCATGGGGGCATTGTAGCTCACTTTGAGCCAATCCACAGTCACCATCCTGCCACTGTAAATACTCAATAATGCACCAAatccacagctggaaaaaatccccaaaaaatACACTAAGTATTCCTAtttgagtaatgtttgtttaaaactactgtgtccagctgttttaggaaatcgTTTAGCCTTTAGATTAAACTAAAGGTTTAAAACTCAGCAGAGACAGATTGGCTCAGGGCGAAGAGCTGATGACAGCCTGCAGAAATCAGAAGTTCTTTTTATCCTTATATTATCCTCGTCCTTAAATCTGACAAATACTGCTAATTAGCATTGAACATTTCAATATGGCATTAAATTGCTTCAAATTTAAGTTTCTAACTCTGTCTATTCCTTGAATTTCCTGTCATCATTTTTTTGATAATCATCAGCTAAGTAAATTAAGTAGCAGTTCACAACACAACAGCCGTTTGTGACTGTTTGTGGCAGTGTCATTACCAGACAGGTGCCCATATTTTTTAGATTGATCGCTCAGGTTACAGATTGTCGCTAATCTACCCTTCGGCCCTTTCTTTGATTCTCTACCATCgtcttttttgtcttctcaggtccacaacagcagagtgtgtgaCGGGAGTGTGTATTCGTGCCCAAGAGCTCTCAGTCTGTTCTTCCCAAATGAGGAGGAGATCCACATCTCTGGATATCAGGTCCACCAGGGAGGccgcaggtgtgtgtgtttgttctgcaaGGAcgtagaaagaaaaagagatagaTTATGAAAAACTTCTCACTACAAAACTGTACGAacagaaagggaaaaacaaCTTTGTTAATCACAAGCCAGAACATCGATAGAACATTATTATCATGATTTTCAAAGAAGTTACTTTCCTCTGATCTGTCTTAATGTGTCTCTGTGAAATGTCAGGCTAAGTCTGCCTCAGACTGTAGGCAGTGTGTTTATTGAGCGACTGGCAGATTACCTGCTGGTGAAGAGTGTGTTTGGCTTCTCCTTGGCATGGGACGGAGGCTCTGGAGTCTACCTGAAGATGAGTGAGGAGCACCAGGGTGCCCCCTGTGGCCTGTGTGGGAACTTCAACCACCTTGCTGGGGATGACCTCACCACTGCTCGTGGTAAGACCGGCCTGACTGGCCCCTCGTCCTCTTATCCCTTCTCTCAGCACCCACTCAcctcaattattattattatacactCAACACTGATTCGGGCCAATTATAGTAGCGGTGGGACCTGGAGAGATTACAGTGGAGGGATAGGGGAGAACTGATAGTTTGGGTTTGAATGGTTGGAAGAAGCAAGAATCCTTCCTCAGATGTCAGAAATATGAACTGCCGTCCCCTGCTTGTTTGAGCAGAAAGCTGTCCAGTAGACTGTGGATGAGCTCGGAGAAAAAGAGTAAACAAGTGAAAAGGCTCTGGCTGTAAACCTGCTATGGACTAGTTTCCACGGtacatttacaaacacacagttttaatcAGATTTCCTCTTAatgtccatttttatttttatcagacTTCTATATTATGTTTGATGTGACTGTGTATATCGACAATATAGAAACAGAAATGCACCTGTACATATTTGAATGGTATATCAGCTGCATTTGCATTTTGCCTTGGCATTTGTGCCAGgtgtacatacatactgtatgtgtattgATGGTGTGTTCTAGGCATTCGCACTGATGAACCTGCAGTGTTTGCTAACAGCTGGGCAGTGGACTTGCCTCATGAGAGAGCCTGTCCCTCGGTAGATCTTGACTTCAATGGGCCCTGCCAGTCAGAGTCAGACATGGACGTAAGAACCACAGAAACACTCGTTCTTACTCAGCATACACTCCAGCTGAACACTGAGAGTGCAATTCACATACTGCAAAGGATGGAATGTAATAAGGTC
Above is a window of Lates calcarifer isolate ASB-BC8 linkage group LG10, TLL_Latcal_v3, whole genome shotgun sequence DNA encoding:
- the syt1b gene encoding synaptotagmin-1b, coding for MTGTRRAAQATLGSPATPTHLPNATTIPSQKPSGGHSPNKFMSELRSIHMPSWAVAALCLVSLCVVLSCAVCVWKKCLKKKDKDKDKDKKKGKEKSMGGFDTEMDGGYNEPLKDEGNKETELSDNEPKEEEKLGRLHFTLDYNFTDNTLVVGILQAAELPAMDVGGSSDPYVKLYLLPDKKKKFETKVHRKTLEPNFNETFTFKVPYTELGGKTLVMTVYDFDRFSKHDAIGAVKIPMSSVDFSQSLQEWRDLQKAEKEESERLGDICLSLRYVPTAGKLTVVILEAKNLKKMDVGGLSDPYVKIHLMQNGKRLKKKKTTIKKNTLNPYYNESFSFEVPCEQIEKVQIAVTVLDYDKIGKNDAIGKVLLGGNSTGTEQRHWSDMLANPRRPIAQWHSLKPEDEVNALMSNKK